One Glycine max cultivar Williams 82 chromosome 4, Glycine_max_v4.0, whole genome shotgun sequence DNA segment encodes these proteins:
- the LOC100817159 gene encoding probable inactive 2-oxoglutarate-dependent dioxygenase AOP2: MESESEIMMIPCFDFGKALEEGSEEWKEMSKKVREACESHGCFLLVCDHEIIPKGVHEQFFSNMEALFDLPEETKMKHISPKPYSSYNGKSPVIPLSETFGIDDVPLSASAEAFTYLMWPQGNPSFCETLKIMSLKMLELSSLVLKMIVGGYGIQQHYVDVEKMKSSSNSRLIKYKVPENNNDSKTALLPHTDKNALTILCQNEVQGLQVLSKTGNWIELKIPQNGFVVIVGDILKAWSNGRLHAATHRVVMNGNKERYSFGLFAMPMEEMDIEVPLELVDEKIHPLRYHPFKYGEYTSYFVSNLKENALEVFAGL, from the exons AtggagagtgagagtgagattATGATGATTCCATGTTTTGATTTTGGCAAGGCATTAGAAGAAGGGAGTGAGGAGTGGAAAGAAATGAGCAAGAAAGTGAGAGAAGCATGTGAGAGTCACGGTTGCTTCCTCTTGGTTTGTGATCATGAGATAATTCCCAAGGGTGTACATGAACAGTTTTTCAGTAACATGGAAGCATTGTTTGATTTGCCTGAAGAAACAAAGATGAAGCACATTAGTCCAAAGCCTTATAGCAGCTACAATGGGAAGAGCCCTGTCATTCCCCTCAGTGAAACCTTTGGAATCGATGATGTTCCACTCTCTGCTTCGGCTGAGGCCTTCACTTACCTCATGTGGCCTCAAGGAAACCCATCTTTCTG TGAGACACTAAAGATCATGAGCTTAAAGATGCTAGAATTAAGTTCCCTCGTTTTGAAAATGATAGTGGGGGGTTATGGCATTCAACAACATTACGTAGATGTTGAAAAGATGAAGAGCTCTAGCAATTCACGATTGATAAAGTACAAAGTTCCGGAAAATAATAATGACTCCAAGACTGCCCTGTTGCCTCACACTGACAAAAATGCCTTAACCATATTGTGCCAAAACGAAGTCCAAGGGCTCCAAGTATTATCCAAAACAGGCAATTGGATTGAATTGAAGATACCCCAAAATGGCTTTGTGGTCATTGTTGGTGATATACTAAAg GCGTGGAGCAATGGGAGGCTTCATGCAGCTACACACAGAGTGGTGATGAATGGAAACAAAGAGAGATATTCATTTGGCCTTTTTGCAATGCCAATGGAAGAGATGGACATTGAGGTGCCCCTTGAGTTGGTGGATGAGAAAATTCATCCCCTTCGTTATCATCCATTCAAATATGGAGAGTACACCTCTTACTTCGTTTCAAATCTCAAAGAAAATGCTCTTGAAGTGTTTGCAGGTCTTTGA